In the genome of Paracoccus sp. MBLB3053, one region contains:
- the phnF gene encoding phosphonate metabolism transcriptional regulator PhnF: MSLWQSIADNLRSEIARGLWPPGTKLPAEAELASRYGVNRHTLRHATRVLADEGLLYSRRGAGVFVAASPVDYPLGDRVRFHRNIELAGRVPGRKLDAVMTRPVSADEAVALGLNIGDKVHVAEGISMVDFKPVALFRTVFPADLLPDLPGRLRERQSITAALSDCGIADYRRVSTRVTARVADATQAVKLQLDPGEPLLRTEALSESGGRMIERGLTWWVAERVTLTLPHDS; this comes from the coding sequence ATGAGCCTTTGGCAGAGCATCGCAGACAATCTGCGTTCCGAGATTGCGCGGGGGCTATGGCCTCCGGGCACGAAGCTGCCGGCCGAAGCCGAGCTTGCCAGTCGTTACGGGGTCAATCGGCATACCTTGCGCCACGCGACCAGGGTGCTGGCGGATGAAGGGCTGCTTTATTCGCGGCGCGGTGCCGGCGTCTTCGTCGCAGCGAGCCCCGTCGACTATCCGTTGGGTGACCGGGTCCGCTTCCATCGCAATATCGAACTGGCAGGCCGGGTGCCCGGCCGAAAGCTCGATGCCGTGATGACGCGGCCGGTGAGTGCGGACGAGGCTGTGGCGCTAGGGCTGAACATCGGAGACAAGGTGCATGTGGCCGAAGGCATCTCGATGGTTGATTTCAAACCCGTCGCGCTTTTCAGAACCGTCTTTCCCGCCGACCTCCTGCCCGATCTTCCCGGTAGGCTGCGCGAGCGCCAGTCGATCACCGCCGCTCTTTCGGATTGCGGCATTGCCGATTACCGCCGCGTTTCCACCCGGGTCACCGCCCGCGTCGCTGACGCCACGCAAGCGGTGAAATTGCAGCTCGACCCCGGCGAGCCATTGCTGAGGACCGAGGCGCTCAGCGAATCCGGAGGTCGCATGATTGAGCGCGGGCTGACCTGGTGGGTGGCCGAACGCGTGACCCTGACCCTTCCTCACGATTCGTAA
- the phnG gene encoding phosphonate C-P lyase system protein PhnG — protein sequence MSRPEYSPETLRRREAMSLLARCSVARLAQLLPDLPPHEILRMPEIGTVMIKGRAGGTGSPFNLGETTVTRASLRLPSGEVGHGYVQGRDKAHALRAAAIDALGQRDPAGIESRVLSPLRHEQDARKAAIAAEATATRVEFFTLARGEDQ from the coding sequence ATGTCACGCCCTGAATACTCCCCCGAGACCCTCCGACGCCGCGAAGCAATGAGTCTTCTGGCTCGCTGTTCCGTCGCGCGATTGGCCCAATTGCTGCCTGATCTTCCCCCGCACGAGATCCTGCGCATGCCCGAGATCGGGACCGTCATGATCAAGGGCAGGGCAGGCGGAACGGGAAGCCCCTTCAACCTCGGCGAAACGACCGTCACACGAGCCAGCCTTCGGTTGCCCTCGGGAGAGGTCGGTCACGGCTATGTCCAAGGACGAGACAAGGCCCATGCGCTCAGGGCGGCCGCAATAGACGCGCTTGGCCAGCGAGATCCTGCCGGCATCGAAAGCCGGGTGCTTTCACCGCTTCGCCACGAACAAGACGCCCGCAAGGCCGCGATCGCCGCTGAGGCAACAGCCACACGGGTCGAATTCTTCACCTTGGCCAGGGGAGAAGACCAATGA
- the phnH gene encoding phosphonate C-P lyase system protein PhnH, with translation MSAAQLSGGFVDAPRDGAHAFRAVLNAMSRPGTIVELDAGHGPAPISPAAATVLLTLCDPTTPLHLAGSHDNPALRDWIAFHCAAPIVAVEQAVFALGTWQALQPLQGYSIGTPEYPDRSATLIVDGHDFDALPSRLTGPGIHDWAQLALPDARAFIANHTHFPLGWDAILTSGSRLAALPRSTEVR, from the coding sequence ATGAGCGCGGCCCAACTTTCGGGTGGTTTCGTCGATGCCCCGCGCGATGGCGCGCATGCGTTCCGCGCGGTGCTCAACGCCATGTCCCGCCCCGGCACCATCGTCGAACTGGACGCAGGCCATGGCCCCGCGCCGATTTCCCCTGCGGCCGCGACAGTCCTGCTGACGCTTTGTGATCCCACGACCCCGTTGCACTTGGCGGGCAGTCACGACAATCCCGCTTTGCGCGACTGGATCGCCTTCCACTGCGCGGCCCCCATCGTCGCGGTGGAACAGGCAGTCTTTGCGCTGGGAACCTGGCAGGCGTTGCAACCGCTGCAAGGCTATTCGATCGGTACGCCGGAATATCCGGACAGGTCTGCAACCTTGATCGTCGATGGTCATGACTTCGACGCGCTCCCATCTCGGCTGACCGGCCCTGGAATTCACGACTGGGCCCAGCTCGCGCTTCCAGACGCGCGCGCCTTCATTGCCAATCACACGCATTTCCCTTTGGGGTGGGATGCAATCCTGACGTCAGGTTCTCGCCTTGCCGCCCTGCCACGTTCAACGGAGGTCCGCTGA
- a CDS encoding carbon-phosphorus lyase complex subunit PhnI: MYVAVKGGESAIDAAHAWLDRERRGSTDQPVLDSGQIRAQLSLAVARVMAEGSLYDPDLAALAIKQARGDLIEAIFLIRAYRTTLPRLGASHPIDTTRMQVKRRVSATFKDVPGGQILGPTFDYTHRLLDFRLMADGELPVTGPADKASEPLETPHVLSFLDRDGLIEDARPDDTEPGDLTREPMELPADRGLRLQALARGDEGFLLGLAYSTQRGYARNHAFVGELRIGSVAVEMDIPELGFPIEIGEIELTECETVNQFKGSRTEPAQFTRGYGLTFGQTERKALSMALVDRALRWQELGEDDQGAPVQDQEFVLSHCDNIQATGFLEHIKLPHYVDFQAELELVRRLRAGTVEQEDAA, from the coding sequence ATGTATGTTGCCGTCAAAGGGGGCGAAAGCGCCATCGACGCCGCCCATGCCTGGCTTGACCGCGAGCGTCGCGGCTCCACGGACCAGCCGGTTCTGGACAGTGGGCAGATCCGTGCCCAGCTGAGCCTTGCGGTTGCGCGCGTCATGGCCGAAGGGTCGCTTTACGATCCCGATCTTGCCGCACTTGCAATCAAGCAGGCCCGTGGCGATCTGATCGAAGCCATCTTCCTGATCCGGGCCTATCGCACGACACTGCCTCGGCTTGGCGCGTCGCATCCTATCGATACGACCCGGATGCAGGTCAAGCGCCGGGTCTCCGCCACGTTCAAGGATGTTCCGGGGGGGCAGATCCTTGGTCCGACCTTCGACTACACGCACCGCCTTCTGGACTTTCGCCTAATGGCGGACGGTGAGTTGCCGGTGACAGGACCTGCCGATAAAGCGTCGGAACCGCTGGAAACGCCTCACGTCCTGTCCTTCCTCGACCGGGACGGTTTGATCGAAGATGCACGGCCAGATGACACAGAACCCGGCGATCTGACGCGCGAACCTATGGAGCTGCCAGCCGATCGCGGCTTGCGCCTGCAGGCTCTCGCGCGCGGGGATGAAGGCTTCCTACTGGGGCTCGCCTATTCGACCCAGCGCGGTTACGCGCGGAACCACGCTTTCGTGGGTGAGCTGCGCATCGGCTCGGTCGCGGTCGAAATGGACATCCCCGAACTGGGCTTCCCCATCGAGATCGGCGAGATCGAACTGACCGAATGCGAAACCGTCAACCAGTTCAAGGGCAGCCGCACCGAGCCTGCGCAGTTCACGCGCGGCTATGGCCTGACCTTTGGCCAGACCGAGCGCAAGGCCCTGTCCATGGCCCTGGTGGACCGGGCGCTGCGCTGGCAGGAACTTGGTGAGGACGATCAGGGCGCTCCGGTTCAGGATCAGGAATTCGTCCTTTCCCATTGCGACAACATCCAGGCCACCGGCTTTCTCGAGCATATCAAGCTGCCCCATTACGTCGATTTCCAGGCCGAGCTGGAATTGGTGCGTCGCCTTCGCGCGGGAACCGTCGAGCAGGAGGATGCGGCATGA
- a CDS encoding alpha-D-ribose 1-methylphosphonate 5-phosphate C-P-lyase PhnJ, with amino-acid sequence MTDPAYNFAYLDEDTKRMIRRAILKGIAVPGYQVPFASREMPMPYGWGTGGVQVTAAILMPEDVLKVIDQGADDTTNAVSIRKFFQRTAGVATTERTTEATVIQTRHRVPETPLSEAQILVYQVPIPEPMRFLEPRETETRRIHALADYGLMQVRLYEDIARHGEIATSYAYPVEVAGRYVMDPSPIPKFDNPKLDDCPAIQLFGAGREQRIYALPPYTKVRSLDFDDHPFVASKAEHSCAICGARESYLDEVITDDAGGRMFVCSDTDFCAETAKGAA; translated from the coding sequence ATGACCGATCCGGCTTACAATTTCGCCTACCTGGACGAAGACACCAAGCGGATGATCCGCCGCGCAATCCTCAAAGGGATCGCGGTGCCCGGCTACCAGGTTCCCTTCGCCAGCCGCGAGATGCCGATGCCCTATGGCTGGGGCACCGGCGGCGTGCAGGTGACGGCGGCGATCCTGATGCCAGAGGATGTGCTCAAGGTCATCGATCAGGGCGCTGATGACACGACCAACGCGGTCAGCATCCGCAAGTTCTTCCAGCGCACCGCCGGGGTAGCAACGACCGAGCGCACGACCGAGGCAACGGTGATCCAGACGCGACACCGTGTCCCCGAAACGCCGCTTTCTGAAGCTCAGATCCTTGTCTACCAGGTGCCCATCCCGGAACCGATGCGCTTTCTGGAACCGCGCGAGACCGAGACCCGTCGCATTCACGCGTTGGCTGATTACGGGCTGATGCAGGTGCGACTTTACGAGGACATTGCGCGGCACGGCGAAATCGCGACATCTTATGCCTACCCGGTCGAGGTCGCGGGACGCTATGTCATGGACCCTTCACCCATCCCGAAATTCGACAACCCGAAACTGGATGATTGTCCGGCAATCCAGCTTTTCGGTGCAGGTCGCGAGCAGCGCATCTATGCCTTGCCGCCCTATACCAAGGTCCGAAGCCTCGATTTCGACGATCATCCCTTCGTTGCCTCGAAGGCCGAGCACAGCTGCGCAATCTGTGGTGCGCGCGAAAGCTATCTCGACGAGGTCATCACCGACGACGCGGGCGGGCGGATGTTCGTCTGCTCGGACACGGATTTCTGCGCTGAAACCGCGAAAGGAGCCGCATGA
- the phnK gene encoding phosphonate C-P lyase system protein PhnK: MALLEAIGDETAKAGKSAPVAATAQPLLSVRDVTKRYGGRIGCEGVSFDLWPGEVLGIVGESGSGKSTLLGCLSGQLAPDEGQVIFDTTEQGPVDTLKMTEPQRRLLSRTDWAFVHQNPRDGLRMGVSAGGNVGERLMATGARHYGRIRDTAIDWLGRVEIDETRVDDRPRQFSGGMQQRLQIARNLVSGPRLAFMDEPTGGLDVSVQARLLDLLRGLVRDMGLSAVLVTHDLAVVRLLADRLMVMKGGHVVETGLTDQVLDDPQHEYTQLLVSSVLQA; the protein is encoded by the coding sequence ATGGCGCTGTTGGAAGCCATTGGCGATGAAACCGCAAAAGCAGGCAAGTCGGCTCCCGTAGCGGCGACCGCACAGCCCTTGCTCAGCGTGCGCGACGTGACGAAGCGCTACGGTGGCCGCATCGGCTGTGAAGGCGTCAGCTTCGATCTCTGGCCCGGCGAGGTGTTGGGCATCGTCGGTGAAAGCGGATCGGGCAAGTCGACCCTGCTTGGCTGCCTGTCCGGCCAGCTTGCCCCAGACGAGGGACAGGTGATCTTCGACACCACCGAGCAAGGGCCGGTCGACACGCTGAAGATGACCGAGCCGCAGCGTCGGCTGCTGTCCCGGACCGACTGGGCCTTCGTGCACCAGAACCCGCGCGACGGGTTGCGCATGGGTGTAAGCGCCGGGGGCAATGTGGGCGAGCGGCTCATGGCGACGGGGGCGCGCCATTACGGTCGCATCCGTGATACCGCGATCGATTGGCTCGGCCGGGTGGAAATCGATGAAACGCGTGTCGATGACAGGCCCCGGCAGTTCTCGGGTGGGATGCAGCAGCGGCTTCAGATCGCGCGCAACCTGGTTTCGGGGCCTCGGCTCGCGTTCATGGACGAACCGACCGGTGGGCTTGATGTGAGCGTTCAGGCGCGGCTTCTGGACCTCCTGCGCGGACTTGTCCGCGACATGGGACTGTCGGCGGTTCTGGTCACGCATGACCTTGCCGTCGTGCGGCTTCTTGCCGACCGGCTGATGGTGATGAAGGGTGGCCATGTCGTCGAGACGGGGCTGACCGATCAAGTCCTCGATGATCCGCAGCATGAATATACCCAGCTGCTTGTATCCTCTGTTCTGCAGGCGTGA
- the phnL gene encoding phosphonate C-P lyase system protein PhnL — protein sequence MIEVNNVAKDFTLHNQGGTVLRVMERASLTVAPGECIALTGASGAGKSTLMRMIWGNYRTDEGMIRVGDTEVSGAEPRRIIALRRATLGYVSQFLRVVPRVPTLRIVAEPLLNLGVPEDEAEARATELLTRLKIGESLWGLSPTTFSGGEQQRVNIARGFIHSYPALLLDEPTASLDAANRETVLGLIEEAKDRGAAIIGIFHDEAARDRLCDRLIDVTAFTPVRAA from the coding sequence ATGATCGAAGTGAATAATGTCGCCAAGGATTTCACCCTGCACAATCAGGGCGGAACGGTCCTGAGGGTCATGGAGCGCGCGAGCCTGACCGTGGCCCCCGGTGAATGCATCGCGCTGACAGGGGCATCGGGCGCAGGCAAGTCAACCCTGATGCGCATGATCTGGGGCAATTACCGCACTGATGAAGGCATGATCCGAGTGGGAGACACCGAGGTCTCGGGCGCCGAGCCCCGTCGGATCATAGCCCTGCGCCGCGCGACGCTTGGCTATGTCAGCCAGTTCCTGCGGGTGGTTCCACGCGTGCCCACCTTGCGGATCGTGGCTGAGCCTTTGCTCAACCTCGGCGTGCCCGAGGACGAGGCCGAGGCGCGCGCGACCGAGTTGCTGACCCGACTGAAGATCGGCGAAAGCCTCTGGGGCCTTTCGCCCACCACGTTCTCGGGCGGAGAGCAGCAGCGCGTCAATATCGCACGCGGCTTCATCCATTCCTATCCTGCCTTGTTGCTCGACGAGCCCACCGCAAGTCTCGATGCGGCCAACCGCGAGACGGTTCTGGGCCTGATCGAAGAGGCAAAGGATCGTGGGGCCGCAATCATCGGGATCTTCCACGACGAAGCGGCCCGCGACCGGCTTTGCGATCGCCTGATCGACGTGACGGCCTTCACGCCGGTGCGCGCAGCATGA
- the phnN gene encoding phosphonate metabolism protein/1,5-bisphosphokinase (PRPP-forming) PhnN, which yields MTGTIIAVVGPSGAGKDTLMRNAVARRPEIALMRRVITRPADADSEDFEGVTQAAFNQMRAEGRFALTWQAHGLNYGIPYPSTISAVTLVNLSRAALDRAADAFPGLRVIHVDAAAEIRASRLAARGRETAEEITRRITREAKFASGDLPVTHINNSGDLETATTAFLAALDEVLVP from the coding sequence ATGACGGGCACGATCATCGCGGTTGTCGGCCCGTCGGGTGCAGGCAAGGACACATTGATGCGCAATGCCGTTGCACGCCGCCCGGAGATCGCGCTGATGCGCCGGGTCATCACGCGGCCCGCCGACGCAGACAGCGAGGACTTTGAGGGCGTGACCCAGGCTGCTTTCAACCAGATGCGGGCCGAAGGGCGCTTTGCGCTGACATGGCAGGCGCATGGGTTGAACTATGGCATTCCCTACCCCTCGACAATCAGCGCTGTGACGCTGGTGAACCTGTCGCGGGCGGCGCTGGATCGCGCGGCGGATGCGTTTCCCGGCCTGCGGGTCATCCACGTAGATGCTGCGGCGGAAATCCGGGCGAGCCGGCTGGCTGCGCGGGGTCGCGAAACCGCCGAGGAGATCACGCGGCGCATCACACGCGAAGCCAAGTTCGCAAGCGGCGATCTTCCGGTTACCCATATCAACAACTCAGGCGACCTGGAAACGGCAACGACCGCCTTCCTCGCCGCGCTGGACGAGGTTCTGGTCCCATGA
- a CDS encoding alpha-D-ribose 1-methylphosphonate 5-triphosphate diphosphatase — MTNASLTLANAELILPDRVMRGRVRIEDGIIAEIAEGGEVPAGATDCAGAHIAPGLIELHTDNLERHIQPRPGVDWPHSAAIFAHDGELASTGITTVFDAVRVGSIPNDGGGYAKYARPLVSEINALSQAGRMRISHFIHMRAEICSETLLEELAEFGPQDRVGLLSLMDHTPGQRQFRDISKLAQYVKGKKGLSDAEFEEHVARLKDLRDRYGAAHEVGAVDAARQIGAVLASHDDTTPDHVAVSAGHGVRIAEFPTTDEAARACREHGIAVMMGGPNLIRGGSHSGNVAAEALARNGDLEILSSDYIPSSLLMGAFHLARLWDDLPRAFATVSDAPARVTGLTDRGRIEVGLRGDVIRLEDVGRTARVSGVWVGGVRSA; from the coding sequence ATGACGAACGCATCCCTGACCCTGGCCAATGCCGAGCTGATCCTGCCTGACCGCGTGATGCGCGGCCGTGTCAGGATCGAGGACGGCATCATTGCAGAGATCGCCGAAGGCGGTGAGGTGCCGGCCGGCGCAACCGATTGCGCCGGAGCCCATATCGCGCCCGGCCTGATCGAGTTGCATACCGACAACCTTGAACGCCACATTCAGCCCCGGCCGGGCGTGGACTGGCCACATTCTGCCGCGATCTTCGCCCATGACGGCGAACTTGCGTCGACTGGCATCACCACGGTCTTCGATGCCGTCCGGGTCGGCTCGATCCCGAACGACGGTGGGGGATATGCGAAATATGCCCGCCCCCTTGTGTCCGAGATCAATGCGCTTTCGCAGGCCGGCCGGATGCGGATCAGCCACTTCATCCACATGCGCGCTGAAATCTGCAGCGAAACCCTGCTGGAGGAGCTTGCCGAATTCGGGCCCCAAGATCGTGTCGGCCTGCTCAGCCTCATGGACCACACGCCGGGCCAGCGGCAGTTCCGTGATATTTCGAAGCTCGCGCAATATGTCAAAGGCAAGAAGGGTCTGAGTGATGCGGAGTTCGAAGAACATGTCGCGCGGCTCAAGGACTTGCGCGACCGCTACGGCGCAGCGCACGAGGTCGGAGCGGTCGATGCCGCGCGGCAGATCGGCGCGGTGCTTGCAAGCCATGATGACACCACCCCGGATCACGTCGCAGTCAGCGCGGGTCATGGCGTTCGCATTGCCGAATTCCCGACGACCGACGAAGCTGCGCGTGCCTGCCGGGAACACGGCATCGCCGTCATGATGGGTGGTCCCAACCTGATACGTGGGGGATCGCATTCGGGGAATGTCGCGGCCGAGGCCCTTGCCCGGAACGGCGATCTCGAGATCCTGTCCTCGGATTACATCCCGTCCAGCCTGTTGATGGGGGCCTTTCATCTTGCACGGCTTTGGGACGATCTTCCGCGCGCCTTCGCGACGGTAAGCGATGCACCTGCCCGGGTGACGGGACTGACGGATCGGGGCCGCATCGAGGTGGGCCTGCGGGGGGACGTGATCCGGCTTGAGGATGTCGGTCGCACCGCGCGAGTCAGCGGCGTCTGGGTCGGAGGTGTCCGCAGCGCCTGA
- a CDS encoding PPC domain-containing DNA-binding protein: MTTPLPSQGVFHAFRLGPGENLVEGLRRAFEVAQSEAMAIVTCVGSLTEVVIRHADRPDPQTYRGRFEITSLVGTIDPNGQHLHIAIADPDGRSYGGHLMAEGSAIYTTAEIVTLALTELVFSREPCPASGYRELVVRQTRHTG; the protein is encoded by the coding sequence ATGACGACACCCCTTCCCTCGCAAGGCGTTTTTCACGCTTTTCGATTGGGCCCCGGCGAAAATCTCGTCGAAGGATTAAGGCGGGCCTTCGAAGTTGCGCAGAGCGAAGCGATGGCGATCGTCACCTGTGTCGGAAGTCTGACCGAGGTCGTCATCAGGCATGCCGATCGGCCAGATCCACAGACCTATCGGGGACGCTTCGAGATCACCTCTCTGGTGGGCACGATCGATCCGAACGGTCAGCACCTGCATATTGCCATTGCCGACCCGGACGGGCGCAGCTATGGCGGCCATCTCATGGCTGAGGGGTCCGCCATCTATACGACGGCCGAAATCGTCACGCTTGCCCTGACCGAGTTGGTTTTTTCCCGTGAGCCCTGCCCGGCATCGGGCTATCGCGAACTCGTCGTGAGGCAAACGCGTCATACCGGTTGA
- a CDS encoding MerR family transcriptional regulator: protein MLTIGQLSQVTGVKIPTIRYYEQIGLMPKPDRSEGNRRLYGQSAQDRLAFVRHSRELGFSLEAIRELLRLSDEPHQACEAADEIVRRQLVEVNARISRLVALRGELERMLDQCSRGAIADCRVIEVLGNHALCAGEHAALVANRNNGN from the coding sequence ATGCTCACCATCGGACAGCTCTCGCAGGTAACCGGAGTCAAGATTCCGACCATTCGCTATTATGAACAGATTGGTCTGATGCCCAAGCCCGACCGTAGCGAGGGCAACCGCAGGCTTTACGGACAGTCAGCGCAGGACCGCCTGGCATTCGTCCGCCATTCCCGGGAGCTGGGTTTTTCCCTGGAGGCGATCCGAGAACTTCTTCGCCTGTCGGACGAACCGCACCAGGCATGCGAGGCTGCAGATGAAATCGTCCGGCGACAACTTGTCGAGGTGAATGCCCGGATTTCGCGTCTTGTCGCGCTTCGCGGTGAGTTGGAGCGCATGCTAGATCAGTGCTCTCGCGGGGCGATCGCAGATTGCCGGGTCATCGAAGTTCTGGGCAACCACGCGCTATGTGCCGGCGAGCACGCTGCCTTGGTTGCCAACCGGAACAATGGGAACTGA
- a CDS encoding heavy metal translocating P-type ATPase: MTEGTRRDWTVTGMDCAACATKVSRAIERLPGVSDVKVALMSERLTLNLAPGTTETGTIEDVVRKLGYGIAANGHDPTNGVSALPETEVSVRADVTDRTHQHHGHTHDDPADRGKPWYQTGKARLVLLTGGLLSVAWMFELMTSPEAGHWAFLFACLIGVAPVAKRAFEAARMGQPFTIESLMTIAALGALFIGAAEEAALVIFLFAMGEMLEGVAASKARDGIRALAALVPKTALLESSAGPRQVPVESLRIGQVVLVRPGDRVPADGVIVDGVSGVDESPVTGESVPRTKKAGDEVFAGSINAEAALRVRVTSEAGDNTISRIIRLVEEAETARAPTERFIERFSRWYMPLVVTIAALVAVLPPVVAGAEWGTWIYRGLALLLIGCPCALVISVPASIASALSSGARRGLLMKGGAVIEATAKVSHVAFDKTGTLTRGKPAVTDILPAPGTSEGDLLAIAGGVEIGSSHPLAQAILTRLAGAGLSPQPSTDSLALPGKGARARVQGVPTWVGSPRFAAEMGGLDRIALERATGLESEGKTVVAVFRANEPLGLIAMRDEPREDAADAMRQLKALGIGTTMLSGDSSRTAAAIAEGLGLDYRAEMMPEDKLIAIRDMGVRGGVMMIGDGINDAPALKQASIGVAMGSGTDVALETADAAILRDRVADVPALIRLSRATMANIRQNVALALGLKAVFLVTSVLGITGLWIAILADTGATVLVTLNALRLLGHDPSQQRRRD, encoded by the coding sequence ATGACAGAGGGCACTCGCAGGGATTGGACCGTCACAGGCATGGATTGCGCCGCGTGCGCGACAAAGGTTTCGCGTGCGATCGAGCGCCTTCCCGGTGTCAGCGACGTGAAGGTTGCCTTGATGTCCGAGCGCCTGACTCTCAATCTCGCGCCCGGCACCACCGAGACCGGAACCATTGAAGACGTTGTCCGAAAACTGGGCTATGGGATCGCCGCGAACGGGCATGATCCCACAAATGGGGTCTCGGCACTTCCCGAAACGGAAGTCAGCGTCCGGGCCGACGTTACCGATCGCACACACCAACATCACGGCCATACCCATGACGACCCGGCCGATCGCGGCAAGCCTTGGTATCAGACGGGAAAGGCGCGGCTTGTTCTCTTGACCGGAGGCTTGCTGTCGGTCGCGTGGATGTTCGAACTGATGACATCGCCCGAGGCGGGACATTGGGCTTTCCTGTTTGCCTGTCTGATCGGCGTAGCCCCGGTGGCGAAACGAGCGTTCGAGGCGGCCCGCATGGGCCAGCCCTTCACGATCGAAAGCCTCATGACCATAGCCGCACTTGGCGCGCTGTTCATCGGCGCCGCCGAGGAGGCCGCGCTGGTCATCTTTCTGTTCGCCATGGGCGAAATGCTTGAGGGCGTCGCGGCAAGCAAGGCGCGGGATGGTATTCGTGCGCTGGCCGCTCTGGTGCCGAAAACCGCGCTGCTGGAAAGCTCGGCCGGCCCGCGCCAGGTTCCGGTCGAGAGCCTGCGGATCGGCCAGGTGGTTCTCGTCCGGCCCGGCGATCGGGTCCCTGCTGATGGGGTGATTGTCGATGGCGTCAGCGGTGTGGATGAAAGCCCGGTCACCGGTGAAAGCGTGCCGCGCACCAAAAAGGCGGGAGACGAGGTCTTTGCCGGCTCGATCAACGCCGAGGCTGCACTGCGCGTGCGTGTCACCAGCGAAGCCGGCGACAATACGATTTCACGCATCATCCGACTTGTCGAAGAGGCCGAAACTGCACGGGCCCCGACCGAGCGTTTCATCGAACGCTTCTCTCGCTGGTACATGCCGCTGGTCGTGACGATCGCGGCGCTGGTTGCCGTGCTTCCGCCCGTGGTGGCGGGCGCTGAATGGGGAACGTGGATCTATCGCGGACTCGCGCTTCTGCTGATTGGATGCCCATGCGCGCTGGTGATTTCGGTTCCCGCGTCGATTGCTTCGGCATTGTCTTCGGGCGCGAGGCGGGGGCTTCTCATGAAAGGGGGTGCGGTGATCGAGGCAACAGCCAAGGTCAGCCATGTCGCCTTCGACAAGACCGGCACGCTGACCCGTGGCAAGCCTGCTGTGACCGACATCCTGCCCGCGCCTGGCACGAGCGAAGGTGATCTGCTGGCCATCGCGGGCGGAGTCGAGATCGGCTCAAGTCATCCGCTGGCTCAAGCCATTCTCACCCGGTTGGCAGGGGCAGGGTTGAGCCCGCAGCCCAGTACCGATTCCCTGGCCTTGCCTGGCAAGGGTGCCCGGGCGCGCGTGCAAGGCGTTCCGACCTGGGTCGGCTCGCCCCGTTTCGCGGCCGAGATGGGCGGGCTGGATCGGATTGCCCTTGAACGGGCGACCGGGCTGGAATCCGAGGGAAAGACGGTCGTGGCGGTCTTTCGCGCGAATGAGCCGCTGGGCCTGATTGCGATGCGGGATGAGCCGCGTGAGGATGCGGCAGATGCCATGCGGCAACTCAAGGCGCTCGGCATCGGTACGACCATGCTTTCCGGTGACAGCAGCCGAACGGCCGCTGCCATTGCCGAAGGGCTTGGGCTGGACTACCGCGCCGAAATGATGCCCGAGGACAAACTGATCGCCATCAGGGACATGGGCGTTCGGGGCGGAGTGATGATGATCGGTGACGGGATCAACGACGCCCCCGCCCTGAAACAGGCATCCATCGGGGTGGCGATGGGGTCGGGGACCGATGTGGCGCTGGAAACCGCCGATGCGGCGATCCTGCGCGACCGGGTAGCGGATGTGCCCGCGCTGATCCGACTGTCTCGTGCGACGATGGCCAACATTCGACAGAACGTCGCGCTTGCGCTGGGTCTGAAGGCCGTTTTCCTTGTCACATCGGTCTTGGGAATCACCGGTCTTTGGATCGCCATCCTTGCCGATACGGGCGCGACCGTGCTCGTCACCTTGAACGCGTTGCGTTTGCTGGGCCATGATCCGTCCCAGCAGCGTCGTCGGGATTGA